In Horticoccus luteus, the following proteins share a genomic window:
- a CDS encoding SCO family protein has product MLLALAGLLVVRAPAADGVHPVTGVVRQAIDADGYIRIAHDNIPGVMPAMTMAFRVARPAEAARLVADDRVRFELHTAGDDWFATAFVVIGSSAPAPAATEAAPRRRVREGDAMPEFSLLNQDGAPLSLAALRGHATIVTFIFTRCPVPEYCPALAFRFAELQKAILTDDRLHAQARLLSITLDPTFDRPAVLKSYGEAVGADLAVWQFATGTPAEIAALTKAFAVFTERNGLTLDHTLCTVLIGPDGTVRQIWRGNGWKTPEVIAAVKAVVGS; this is encoded by the coding sequence ATGCTCCTCGCGCTCGCCGGATTACTCGTGGTGCGCGCCCCCGCTGCTGACGGCGTTCACCCCGTGACTGGTGTGGTGCGCCAGGCGATCGACGCGGACGGCTACATTCGCATCGCCCACGACAATATCCCCGGCGTGATGCCGGCGATGACGATGGCGTTTCGCGTCGCCCGGCCCGCGGAAGCCGCCCGTTTGGTCGCGGACGACCGCGTCCGCTTCGAGCTGCATACGGCGGGCGACGATTGGTTCGCGACCGCTTTTGTCGTGATCGGATCGAGTGCGCCCGCTCCTGCTGCGACCGAAGCGGCGCCCCGCCGTCGCGTTCGCGAGGGCGACGCCATGCCGGAATTTTCTCTTCTCAACCAAGATGGCGCGCCCCTTTCCCTCGCCGCGCTCCGCGGGCACGCGACAATTGTAACGTTTATCTTCACCCGTTGCCCGGTGCCGGAATACTGCCCCGCGCTCGCGTTTCGTTTTGCCGAATTGCAGAAAGCGATCCTGACTGACGACCGGCTGCACGCGCAGGCCCGGCTGCTCAGCATCACCCTCGACCCTACGTTTGACCGGCCCGCGGTGTTGAAGTCTTACGGGGAGGCCGTCGGCGCGGATCTCGCGGTCTGGCAGTTTGCGACCGGCACACCAGCGGAGATCGCGGCGCTGACGAAGGCGTTTGCCGTTTTCACCGAGCGGAACGGCCTCACGCTCGATCACACCTTGTGCACGGTCTTGATCGGTCCCGACGGAACTGTGCGCCAGATCTGGCGCGGCAACGGCTGGAAGACGCCGGAGGTGATCGCCGCGGTGAAAGCGGTCGTCGGCTCCTGA
- a CDS encoding plastocyanin/azurin family copper-binding protein: MKNHSSLFLSGALLLALGLTGCGPSERAADPAETAAAATSTSDAARPSAGRAIAITANDTMKFNMIEIHAKPGEALAVTLINEGTVPKFSMGHDWVLLAADTDLNAFASEAATAAGTDYIPASFKDKVLAATKLLGPKESDTVRFYAPKTPGRYPYICAFPGHMQVGMKGELIVE; the protein is encoded by the coding sequence ATGAAAAACCACTCCTCCCTTTTTCTCAGCGGCGCCCTCCTGCTCGCGCTCGGACTGACCGGCTGCGGCCCGTCCGAACGCGCCGCCGACCCCGCTGAAACGGCAGCTGCGGCGACGTCCACTTCCGATGCCGCCCGGCCCTCGGCAGGTCGCGCGATCGCGATCACCGCGAACGATACGATGAAGTTCAACATGATCGAAATCCACGCCAAGCCCGGCGAGGCGCTCGCGGTGACGTTGATCAACGAGGGCACCGTGCCGAAGTTTTCGATGGGGCACGACTGGGTGCTCCTAGCGGCCGACACGGACCTCAACGCGTTTGCCTCCGAGGCGGCGACCGCCGCGGGGACCGACTACATTCCGGCGTCGTTCAAAGACAAGGTGCTGGCCGCGACGAAGCTGCTCGGGCCGAAAGAGTCCGACACCGTGCGGTTCTACGCGCCGAAGACGCCGGGCCGGTATCCGTATATCTGCGCCTTTCCCGGCCACATGCAGGTCGGGATGAAGGGTGAATTGATCGTTGAGTAA
- the nosZ gene encoding Sec-dependent nitrous-oxide reductase, giving the protein MKLISSLLAPAVAAAALVALPGCNPPGKSGAGDAGKSVAANSAAARTWVAPGQKDEFYLFYSGGHSGQVYVAGLPSMRHLATIPVFGRYPGTGYGYDEASKAMLGDYTWGDVHHPGLSKKDGLYDGRWLFVNDNANNRIARIDLRDFKTKQILGPIPNSMGNHGSSFVTDNTEYVLVATRFSVPLPKGRYADPANYEKEFNGMVSGIKVDPTSGTMKVGWQIITPPFDWDLGSTGKGPSEGWAFWTSYNTEMAHDNLEANASQKDRDYAAIVNWKAAEAAVNAGQTTMLDGVAVIDPAKTPGVLYYLPVPKSPHGIDVDPTGRWVVAAGKLQPVASVFDFEKLQAAIAKKDFESEFRGVPVIRYDAALEGEVPVGLGPLHTQYDGAGNAYTSLFIESAVAKWKMPPWSADERADLNKVVLDKIAVHYNIGHLVVGGSDTKKPYGKYLVAMNKLSKGRHLSVGPSQPEDSELIDITGKKMELIYEAFTEPEPHFAQILKADAISPIEVYPKAENDDPNAVWDAKDTGATRRGNVVEVKMIAIRSHFTPDRIDVNEGDELVLHVTNVEQTPDMIHGLGIVEQNVNLVIDPGETKTVRIKMTKTGVFPFYCTNFCSALHQEMQGYLAVKPAVAVATQ; this is encoded by the coding sequence ATGAAACTAATCAGCTCCTTACTCGCGCCCGCGGTTGCCGCGGCCGCTCTCGTGGCCCTCCCCGGCTGTAATCCGCCGGGCAAGTCCGGCGCCGGCGATGCCGGGAAATCCGTTGCGGCCAACTCGGCCGCGGCCCGCACGTGGGTCGCCCCCGGCCAGAAGGATGAGTTTTATCTCTTCTATTCCGGCGGGCATTCCGGCCAGGTCTATGTGGCCGGACTCCCGTCCATGCGCCATCTGGCGACGATTCCCGTCTTCGGCCGCTACCCGGGCACCGGCTACGGTTACGACGAAGCGTCGAAGGCGATGCTCGGCGACTACACGTGGGGCGACGTGCACCATCCGGGCCTCTCGAAGAAGGACGGACTCTACGACGGCCGCTGGCTCTTCGTGAATGATAATGCGAACAACCGCATCGCCCGCATCGATCTCCGCGACTTCAAGACGAAACAGATTCTCGGCCCGATCCCGAACTCGATGGGCAACCACGGTTCGTCATTCGTGACCGACAATACCGAATACGTTTTGGTAGCGACGCGCTTCTCCGTGCCGCTGCCGAAGGGCCGCTATGCGGATCCGGCCAACTACGAAAAGGAATTTAACGGCATGGTGAGCGGCATCAAAGTCGATCCCACCTCGGGCACGATGAAAGTAGGCTGGCAGATCATCACGCCGCCCTTCGATTGGGATCTCGGCTCCACGGGCAAGGGCCCGAGCGAAGGCTGGGCTTTCTGGACGTCCTATAACACCGAGATGGCGCACGACAATCTCGAGGCCAACGCCTCGCAGAAGGACCGCGACTACGCCGCGATCGTGAACTGGAAAGCCGCCGAGGCCGCGGTGAACGCCGGCCAGACCACCATGCTCGATGGCGTGGCCGTGATCGATCCGGCGAAAACCCCCGGCGTGCTGTATTATCTGCCGGTGCCGAAGTCGCCCCACGGTATCGATGTCGACCCGACCGGCCGCTGGGTCGTAGCCGCGGGCAAACTGCAGCCCGTCGCCTCGGTCTTCGACTTCGAAAAGCTCCAGGCCGCGATCGCGAAAAAGGATTTCGAATCCGAGTTTCGCGGCGTGCCGGTGATTCGCTACGATGCCGCACTCGAAGGCGAAGTGCCGGTCGGCCTCGGCCCGCTGCACACGCAATATGACGGCGCGGGCAACGCCTACACGTCGCTCTTCATCGAATCTGCCGTCGCCAAATGGAAGATGCCGCCCTGGTCCGCGGACGAGCGCGCCGATCTCAACAAGGTCGTGCTCGATAAGATCGCGGTGCATTACAACATCGGGCATCTCGTTGTCGGCGGCAGCGACACCAAGAAGCCCTACGGCAAGTATCTCGTGGCGATGAACAAGCTCTCGAAGGGCCGCCATCTTTCGGTGGGACCATCGCAGCCCGAAGACAGCGAACTCATCGACATCACCGGCAAGAAAATGGAGTTGATCTATGAAGCCTTCACCGAGCCGGAGCCGCATTTCGCGCAGATCCTGAAGGCCGATGCGATCAGCCCGATCGAAGTTTATCCGAAGGCGGAAAACGACGATCCCAACGCCGTCTGGGATGCGAAAGACACCGGTGCCACCCGCCGCGGGAATGTGGTCGAAGTGAAAATGATCGCGATCCGCAGTCATTTCACGCCCGACCGCATCGACGTGAATGAAGGCGACGAACTTGTGCTCCATGTCACCAACGTTGAACAGACGCCGGACATGATCCACGGCCTCGGCATCGTCGAACAGAACGTCAACCTCGTGATCGATCCCGGTGAGACGAAGACCGTCCGGATCAAGATGACGAAGACGGGCGTGTTTCCTTTCTATTGCACCAACTTCTGCTCCGCGCTCCACCAGGAGATGCAGGGCTATCTGGCGGTGAAACCCGCCGTGGCCGTCGCGACGCAATAA
- a CDS encoding NosD domain-containing protein, with protein MSRARAVSIFRPALLCALLSIGAVAPARAATSGDALRAEIAAAAPGATVRVKAGIYDGPFVIEKSLHLLGENGAVLRGDGVVHVIAVQARDVEIGGFSIRRSGRNLFNDTAAVYITADRAFIHDNRISDMLHGIYVRKAHDCRIQHNVILGDGARDEVIADPVTAGLRAADAAAGDLCSVPDPLDRRGNGIHLWNSSGHRISGNRIRGTRDGIYFSFTNDTLTRDNDIAHVRYGLHYMYSDGNVFERNVFSDNAAGAALMYSKRLVLRANRFVANRSHRAYGLLLQSIDDTRIENNTIEGNTVGLFLENGNGDTIRANRIVGNYVGLRVDDSTAGSRFFENNFSGNIHPLETSGNNGANLWAVAGRGNHWDNAESLDLNRDGVADLPHHEADLFGPWRRTLPAIGLLSASPGERLLRFIHSRLALPGLPGATDPHPLVAAPITP; from the coding sequence ATGAGCCGCGCGCGCGCCGTTTCGATCTTCCGGCCCGCACTCCTGTGCGCGTTGCTGAGCATCGGAGCCGTTGCGCCCGCGCGCGCGGCGACGTCTGGCGATGCGTTGCGGGCCGAAATCGCGGCCGCGGCGCCCGGCGCGACCGTGCGGGTGAAGGCAGGGATTTACGACGGGCCGTTCGTCATCGAAAAATCCCTGCATTTGCTGGGCGAAAACGGCGCCGTGCTGCGGGGCGACGGCGTGGTCCATGTCATCGCCGTGCAGGCGCGCGACGTGGAAATCGGCGGATTTTCGATTCGGCGCTCGGGCCGGAATCTCTTCAACGATACCGCCGCGGTTTACATCACGGCGGACCGCGCGTTCATCCACGACAACCGGATTTCCGACATGCTGCATGGGATTTATGTGCGCAAGGCGCACGATTGCCGCATCCAGCACAATGTGATTCTCGGCGACGGCGCGCGCGATGAAGTCATCGCCGACCCGGTGACGGCGGGGCTCAGAGCCGCCGATGCCGCCGCCGGTGATTTGTGCAGCGTGCCTGATCCACTCGACCGGCGCGGGAACGGAATTCATCTGTGGAACTCCTCGGGACATCGCATCAGCGGCAACCGTATCCGCGGCACGCGCGATGGCATCTATTTCTCCTTCACGAACGACACGCTCACCCGCGACAACGACATCGCCCACGTGCGCTACGGGCTGCATTATATGTATTCGGACGGAAATGTGTTTGAGCGCAATGTCTTCTCCGACAATGCCGCCGGCGCCGCGCTGATGTATTCGAAGCGGCTCGTGCTGCGCGCGAACCGTTTCGTCGCCAACCGCAGCCATCGCGCCTACGGTTTGCTGCTCCAATCCATCGACGACACGCGAATCGAGAACAACACGATCGAGGGCAATACCGTCGGGCTCTTTCTGGAGAACGGGAACGGCGACACGATCCGCGCGAACCGCATCGTGGGAAATTATGTCGGCCTGCGCGTGGACGACAGCACCGCCGGCAGCCGGTTTTTTGAAAACAATTTCTCGGGCAACATTCATCCACTGGAGACGAGCGGCAACAATGGCGCGAACCTCTGGGCGGTCGCCGGGCGCGGGAATCACTGGGATAACGCCGAGTCGCTCGATCTGAATCGCGATGGCGTCGCCGATCTTCCGCATCACGAAGCCGACCTGTTCGGGCCATGGCGGCGCACGCTGCCGGCCATCGGTTTGCTTTCCGCCAGTCCGGGAGAACGCCTCCTGCGATTCATCCACAGCCGTCTGGCGCTGCCCGGCCTCCCGGGCGCGACGGACCCTCATCCGCTGGTTGCGGCTCCGATCACTCCATGA
- a CDS encoding ABC transporter ATP-binding protein, which yields MISVQELKKSFGARRVLDGLTFRAEAGVITLLIGCNGAGKTTALRLLAGLANPESGTINIDGHDLATDRRRALAGLSFLPQAPRFHPRLTTRQVAHFYAQLRGREAVAAERELSAWGLSEFARVPTGKLSGGLRQRLALAVFALADAPVLLLDEPGLSLDPAWRDQLQEFLAAQAQAGRTILVATHLLGEWEGRADRCLLLAEGRYAATVPPDQLRDVFRRKDAPASQWANAEAAVR from the coding sequence ATGATTTCCGTCCAAGAGCTAAAGAAGTCGTTTGGCGCGCGCCGCGTGCTCGATGGGCTCACGTTTCGCGCCGAAGCCGGGGTAATCACGCTGCTGATCGGCTGTAATGGCGCGGGCAAGACCACCGCGCTGCGCCTGCTCGCCGGCCTGGCGAATCCCGAAAGCGGCACGATCAACATCGATGGCCACGATCTCGCCACCGACCGCCGCCGCGCGCTCGCCGGGTTGTCGTTTCTTCCGCAGGCGCCGCGCTTTCATCCGCGGCTCACCACGCGGCAGGTCGCGCACTTTTATGCGCAGTTGCGCGGACGCGAAGCAGTCGCCGCCGAGCGCGAGTTGAGTGCCTGGGGACTCAGCGAATTCGCCCGCGTGCCCACGGGAAAACTCTCCGGCGGATTGCGTCAACGCCTCGCCCTCGCGGTGTTCGCACTCGCGGACGCGCCGGTGCTGCTGCTCGATGAGCCCGGGCTGAGTCTCGACCCCGCGTGGCGCGATCAACTGCAGGAATTTCTCGCGGCGCAGGCCCAAGCCGGGCGCACGATTCTGGTCGCCACTCATCTGCTCGGCGAGTGGGAAGGCCGCGCCGATCGCTGCCTGCTCCTCGCCGAAGGACGCTACGCGGCAACCGTGCCGCCCGACCAGTTGCGCGACGTGTTCCGGCGCAAGGACGCGCCAGCCAGCCAATGGGCCAACGCGGAGGCTGCAGTGCGATGA
- the cysK gene encoding cysteine synthase A, which translates to MSKIYNNITETIGNTPLVRLNRTAAAHGAKAEILLKLEFFNPLSSVKDRIGVAMIEEALSSGKINADTVLIEPTSGNTGIALAFVAAAKGLKLILTMPESMSVERRKMLKVLGARLVLTEAAKGIKGSMAKAEELAAKIPNSVILQQFANPANPAIHRKTTAEEIWRDTDGKVDFVVSGIGTGGTITGVGEVLKARKPAVRIVAVEPDTSAVLSGGQPGPHKLQGLGAGFVPQVLNTKIYDEVIRVNDKDSGPVSKQVNQLDGIPIGISAGAAVWAALQLARRPENEGKQIVVIIPSSSERYLSSWLFADVVAESDSVDDLIKAAN; encoded by the coding sequence ATGTCCAAGATCTATAACAATATCACCGAAACGATCGGCAACACTCCGCTCGTGCGCCTCAATCGCACGGCCGCCGCCCATGGCGCCAAAGCCGAGATCCTGTTAAAGCTCGAGTTCTTCAATCCGCTTTCGAGCGTCAAAGATCGCATCGGCGTCGCCATGATCGAGGAGGCTTTGAGCAGCGGAAAAATCAACGCGGACACCGTGCTCATCGAGCCGACCAGCGGCAACACCGGCATCGCTCTCGCCTTCGTGGCGGCGGCGAAAGGGCTGAAACTCATCCTGACAATGCCGGAGTCGATGTCGGTCGAGCGCCGCAAAATGCTCAAGGTTCTCGGCGCACGACTCGTGCTCACGGAAGCGGCCAAAGGCATCAAGGGCTCGATGGCCAAGGCCGAGGAACTCGCGGCGAAAATTCCCAACAGCGTCATCCTTCAACAATTCGCCAATCCTGCGAATCCCGCGATTCACCGCAAAACCACGGCGGAGGAAATCTGGCGCGATACCGACGGGAAGGTGGATTTTGTGGTCTCCGGCATCGGCACGGGCGGCACGATCACCGGCGTGGGCGAAGTGTTAAAGGCGCGGAAACCGGCCGTGCGCATCGTGGCGGTCGAGCCTGATACCTCCGCGGTGTTGTCGGGCGGCCAGCCCGGGCCGCACAAATTGCAGGGCCTCGGCGCGGGCTTCGTGCCGCAGGTCTTAAACACGAAGATTTACGACGAGGTCATCCGGGTGAACGACAAGGATTCCGGACCGGTGAGCAAGCAGGTCAACCAGCTCGACGGCATCCCGATCGGCATCTCCGCCGGCGCCGCCGTCTGGGCCGCGCTCCAACTCGCGCGCCGTCCCGAGAACGAAGGCAAACAGATCGTGGTCATCATCCCGTCCAGCAGCGAACGGTATTTGTCGTCCTGGTTGTTTGCCGACGTCGTCGCCGAGAGTGATTCCGTCGACGATCTGATAAAGGCGGCCAACTAA
- a CDS encoding MarR family transcriptional regulator, producing MSSLRLTKTHYESLAAIRHTLRQFMNFSRDAARKAGLTAQQHQALLAIKGVPGRDFASIAELAERLQLRHHSAVGLVDRLVRRRLLRREPSSHDRRQVELHLTREGEKVIERLSAIHLAELRQFGPTLHELLRSIHDVQAQVEN from the coding sequence GTGTCGTCGCTCCGCCTCACCAAGACCCACTACGAATCGCTGGCCGCGATTCGTCACACGTTGCGACAGTTCATGAACTTCAGCCGCGATGCCGCGCGCAAAGCCGGGCTCACCGCGCAGCAGCATCAAGCGTTGCTGGCGATCAAGGGCGTGCCGGGTCGCGACTTCGCTTCCATTGCGGAACTGGCGGAGCGTCTGCAGCTTCGGCATCACAGCGCTGTGGGGCTGGTCGACCGGCTGGTGCGACGGCGCCTTTTGCGGCGCGAACCCTCCTCGCATGACCGGCGCCAAGTGGAACTGCATCTTACCCGTGAAGGCGAGAAGGTCATTGAACGCTTGTCCGCCATCCATCTCGCCGAGTTGCGGCAGTTTGGGCCCACCTTGCACGAATTGCTCCGCTCCATTCACGACGTGCAGGCGCAGGTGGAAAACTGA
- a CDS encoding chloride channel protein, which yields MDQPASATAPIHSSGHVSRGLLSDFTTDRRVLLLSALAVPIGCIAALVAKALIWLIAVITNAAFFLKFSTATSTLAGHHFGWWGVVVPVIGGLIVGLIARYGTDKIRGHGIPEALEAILLGRSLMNPKVAVLKPISSAICIGTGGPFGAEGPIIVTGGAFGSLFAQLFHLTSAERKTLLVAGAAAGMAAIFATPIAAVLLAVELLLFEWKPRSFIPVTVAAIVASAMRVPLLGDPPIFAVTPHALLDPKMLAIAVLIGVCIGFASGLLTMLVYACEDGFAKLSIHWMWWPAIGGIFVGLGGLIDSRVLGVGYGTIHSLMRGEVIGAALVGLILAKGIVWAIALGSGTSGGILAPLLMIGGAIGAFLGSIVGAGDIGLWAMIGMAAMMGGTMGAPLTGTIFVLELTYDLTTLPALLVATVASLCVTVLLLRRSVLTEKLARRGQHITREYTVDVFTLMRVGEVMDRKPPVVNADTTVAQLSQLIAQPSSPIGHRQATLIEHDGALAGIVTRGDLLRAQQADKSGAMTVLRAGTSDPVTVFADQTLDDAMEKMLQRGVGRLPVVDRDNPGKIVGYLGRAEILASRMRQHEEEQRRERGLSFSRHSR from the coding sequence ATGGATCAGCCTGCCTCCGCGACCGCACCCATCCACTCCTCCGGCCACGTCAGCCGCGGCCTCCTCTCGGACTTCACCACCGACCGACGCGTGTTGTTATTGAGCGCCCTCGCGGTGCCGATCGGCTGCATCGCCGCGCTCGTCGCGAAAGCGCTGATTTGGTTGATCGCGGTGATCACGAACGCCGCGTTTTTCCTGAAATTCTCCACTGCGACGAGCACGCTGGCGGGCCACCACTTCGGCTGGTGGGGCGTGGTAGTCCCGGTTATCGGCGGACTCATCGTCGGTCTGATCGCGCGCTACGGCACCGACAAGATCCGCGGGCACGGCATCCCCGAGGCGTTGGAAGCGATTCTGCTGGGGCGCAGCTTGATGAATCCGAAGGTCGCGGTGCTGAAACCGATCTCGTCGGCCATCTGCATCGGCACCGGCGGACCGTTTGGCGCGGAGGGCCCGATCATTGTCACGGGCGGCGCGTTCGGCTCGCTCTTCGCGCAACTTTTTCACCTGACCTCCGCGGAACGCAAAACCCTGCTCGTCGCGGGCGCCGCGGCCGGCATGGCGGCGATTTTTGCCACGCCGATCGCGGCCGTGTTGCTGGCGGTCGAGCTCCTGTTGTTTGAGTGGAAACCACGCAGCTTCATTCCGGTGACCGTCGCCGCCATCGTGGCCTCCGCGATGCGCGTGCCGCTCCTCGGCGACCCGCCGATCTTCGCCGTGACGCCGCATGCGCTCCTCGATCCCAAGATGCTGGCGATCGCGGTGCTGATCGGCGTTTGCATCGGCTTTGCCTCGGGTCTGCTGACGATGCTCGTGTATGCGTGCGAAGACGGTTTCGCGAAACTCTCGATCCACTGGATGTGGTGGCCGGCCATCGGCGGAATTTTCGTCGGCCTCGGCGGGTTGATTGATTCGCGGGTGCTGGGCGTGGGCTACGGCACCATTCACAGTTTGATGCGGGGCGAGGTGATCGGCGCGGCGCTTGTGGGGCTCATTCTCGCGAAGGGCATCGTGTGGGCCATCGCGTTGGGCTCGGGCACGTCCGGCGGCATTCTGGCGCCTTTGCTCATGATCGGCGGAGCGATCGGCGCATTCCTGGGCAGCATCGTAGGCGCGGGCGACATCGGCTTGTGGGCGATGATCGGCATGGCGGCGATGATGGGCGGCACGATGGGCGCGCCCTTGACCGGCACGATCTTCGTCCTGGAACTGACTTACGATCTTACCACCCTGCCCGCCTTGCTCGTCGCGACCGTGGCGTCGTTGTGCGTCACAGTCCTTTTGCTGCGTCGCTCGGTGCTGACGGAAAAACTCGCGCGCCGCGGTCAGCACATCACGCGCGAATACACGGTGGATGTTTTCACGCTCATGCGGGTCGGCGAAGTGATGGATCGGAAACCGCCGGTGGTGAACGCCGACACGACCGTCGCGCAACTCTCCCAACTGATCGCCCAACCAAGCTCTCCCATCGGCCACCGGCAGGCGACGCTGATCGAACACGATGGCGCGCTGGCGGGCATCGTGACGCGCGGCGATTTGCTGCGCGCGCAACAGGCCGACAAGTCGGGCGCGATGACGGTGTTGCGCGCCGGCACGTCGGATCCGGTGACCGTTTTCGCCGATCAAACGCTCGACGACGCCATGGAAAAGATGCTGCAGCGCGGCGTGGGCCGCCTGCCGGTCGTGGACCGAGATAATCCCGGCAAAATCGTCGGCTATCTCGGGCGCGCCGAAATTCTCGCCTCGCGCATGCGCCAGCACGAAGAAGAGCAGCGCCGTGAACGCGGCCTCTCGTTTTCGCGGCATTCGCGGTAA